DNA sequence from the Bacteroidales bacterium genome:
TGAATTGAGTCCCCATCCATTTCTATATCTAAAACTATGATACAGGTATTTGTTGTATATTCAGTTTTTGGCATTCCGAATTTTATTCGAGTATCAATTACAGGTAAAACAGTACCACGTAAATTAATAACACCCTTCATATACTCAGGAGCCTTTGGGACTTCCGTAATTTTGGTCATTTCAAGGATATTCAAAACTTTTCCAACATGGGCAGCAAATTCTTCTTCTCCAAGTTTGAATGAAAGAAAAGTGTTAATTTTTGTAATATTTTCACTATTCATGATTTTCCCTCCTAACGATTATTTAAGTCCAAGTTCATTTAAAACTAACTACAAATAGTTTTCAATTTTAGAAAATAGTTTAATTATTTTATTGGTGTCCAAAACCAGTGCAATTGATCCATCGCCTAGAATGGTAGCGCCAGAAACCATCTCTTGCTTCTTGTAATGTTTGCCTAGAGGTTTTAATACTGCCTGATATTCACCAATTACGGTGTCTACAATAAGACCTACTCTATTTTCCTCATAATTAATAACAATTACCTGCTCAATATCCTGCACCCCATCCGGTAAGCCAAATTCCCTACGGATGTTAAAAAAGGATACCTGCCTTCCTTCTAAAACTAATACATTATTAAATGTTTCATAGATTTTTTTCCGATCAACTGCAAATA
Encoded proteins:
- a CDS encoding chemotaxis protein CheW, with product MNSENITKINTFLSFKLGEEEFAAHVGKVLNILEMTKITEVPKAPEYMKGVINLRGTVLPVIDTRIKFGMPKTEYTTNTCIIVLDIEMDGDSIHVGALVDSVQAVLELDNSQIMPAPSIGSKYKSEFIEGVANIDDKFIMILNMDAVFSSNELTNIQVQTKETEDSTAIVEIE